The sequence TAGATATTAAAATAACTAATATTTCATTTAAAAAATATAATAAAGAAAAAATTGATGCTATTATAGAATTTGAAATATTTAATCATAAGCCCTACTTAGGAGTTTCGTTAAAGAATTTTCAGGGAGCAGTATATTTTTATCTTGAGGATTGGATTAAAGTAGGAATTTTTGATGAAATGCTTGGTGGAATAATATACCCAAATTCTTCTAAAAAATTTTCAATAAATATTCCATTAACTGGAATTAATATGGAAAATGTCTTAGAGATTATTGAAAAAAATCAATATAAAATCTACATAAACTCTAGATTATTCATTAGAGAACCAATAGAAGTTGGATTATTTTTTGATTTATATTATCCTTCATAAAATATAAAACTTAATATTTTAAAAATTTTTATTTTTTCATCAAATGTGTAGATTATTTGGCTTTATATCTATTAAACCTAATAATGCTAAAGAATTTCTCATAGATTCAGAATGTTCATTATATACTCAAAGTTATATTAACAAAAATAGTAAGCAAAGCGATGGATGGGGAATTGCTTGCTATAAAGATATAGAACCTGTAGTCTATAAAAGTACAAATCCTATTTATAATGAAAAGGATAAACTTCTAAATATTTTAAATAAGATTTCTTCAAGAATAATTTTAGCACATATAAGAAAAGCAAGCAATCCTAAGCGCTTACCTATTGAAAAGCTACTTACTATAGAAAATGTTCAACCTTTCTATTATAAAAACTATGTACTTATACATAATGGAACAATAAATATTCCTGATTATGTTATTTCAGAATTAGGAAATTATAAAAAAATGGTTAAAAGCTTAAATGATAGTGAAACATTTTTCTGGTATATCATAAAGAAATTAGAAGAAGAAAAATTAAATCTAGCTGAAGCATTAATCGATTTTGAAGATTTTTTATGGAATAAATGGAACTCTATTAGTATTAAAGAATTCAAAAATCCATATAGTTCTTTAAATTCTATTTTTAGTGATGGTAAAAAAGTTTATGCAATATGTAAATATAATGAAATCAATGGTACTTCTCTATGTTTTAAGGATCGACCGTATTTTGAAATGTGTTATAAAGTAAATAAAGATTTTCTTATAATTTCATCTGAAAAAGTAGATAACAGTGGCGAATGGAAAGCTTTAAAAAATAATGAATTTTTAATAGCTCAAATTATAGATAAAGAAATAGTTTTTCAAGTAGATAAAATATTTTAATTTGATATTAATTTATTTAAATTTATTTTTTAGAAGCTAAAGCTTTAGCTATTGCTTCACCAAATTCTTCTGCAGCTGCTGGACCATTAGCAGTTATAATTTTTTCATCTATTTCAACACTTGCACCAGTATAAATAGCTCCCATGTTTTTTATTTTTTCTGCTTCAGAAGGCCATACTGTAGCTTTTTTTCCTTGCAATATTCCCGCATTTGCTAAAGTAACTGGTGCTATACATATAGCACATAGAATTTTATCTTTTTTAATAGCTTCTTTAGCTATTGAATGAGCTATTGGATCATTCCAATATTGAGAGGCACCAGAACCCCCTACAAAAATAATCGCATTATATTCTTCAATATTAATTTCATTTAATAAAATATCTGGTTTTATTTTCATCCCAAGCATTCCTGTAGCAATATTAGTTGTTGAAGAAGCTATTACTACTTTCGCTCCATATTTTTCAAGTATTTCTTTAGGTTTTTGAAGTTCTTCATCTCGAAAATCTTTTTCAGCAATTATCATAACAATTTTTAAACCACTTAAATTTATTCCTTCTTCAATTTTTTTAATAGGTTTATAATAGAACATAATCAATACACTTAATAATATTATTACAACTACTATTAAAGAGATTATTATAAAAACTTTTTTCATGCAATTTAATATTCTACAAAAGTACTAGATAAGTTTTATTATTTTAAATAAGAAATTATTTATATTTATTTAAAATAGCTGCTATCGTTCCATATAGAACTATTTCATCCCCGAGAGGGGTTATTATTATTTCAGGAATTCTATTTACTGCATAATTTTCTACATATTTTTTAATTGGGTTTATAACAAGTTCTTTATTTTTAAGAGTTATTGCTCCACCTATTGTAATTAAACTTGGATCATATACATTTATTAAATTTGCTATACCTATAGCATTTAATCTACCTATTTCTTCAACTATTTTTAATGAAATTTCATCTTTTTCTTTAGCTGCATCATAAAGCATTTTTGCTGAAATATTATCAATGTTATAATTAGAGTATTTCATCAATAAACTTCTTTTCTTTTCCTCTTCATTTATTTTCTCAAGAAAAATTTTAACAAAATTTGGGATATTCGCTCCTGAACAATATGCTTCCCAATGTCCTCTTTTTCCACATCCACATTTAAGTTTTCCTTCATAATCTATTGTTATATGTCCTACTTCAGCAGCATTTCCATCTTTTCCAAGTAATAATTTTCCATCTACTATTGCTCCGCCACCTATTCCAGTGCTAAATGTTACATATACTAAATTGTCAATATTTTTACCTGCACCAAAAAATTTTTCTCCAAGAACAGCTGCATTACAATCGTTTAGAAGTTCTACATTTATT is a genomic window of Nitrososphaerota archaeon containing:
- a CDS encoding ROK family protein; the protein is MVKKYIIGVDLGATNVRVALANKEGKILNKIIEKTEKEKGAEAISKQIIRLIYSLIKSIKKEDIIGIGIGSAGPLDLKRGGLLRTPNIPQYDFIPLVEPIKEEFKINVELLNDCNAAVLGEKFFGAGKNIDNLVYVTFSTGIGGGAIVDGKLLLGKDGNAAEVGHITIDYEGKLKCGCGKRGHWEAYCSGANIPNFVKIFLEKINEEEKKRSLLMKYSNYNIDNISAKMLYDAAKEKDEISLKIVEEIGRLNAIGIANLINVYDPSLITIGGAITLKNKELVINPIKKYVENYAVNRIPEIIITPLGDEIVLYGTIAAILNKYK
- a CDS encoding class II glutamine amidotransferase, with amino-acid sequence MCRLFGFISIKPNNAKEFLIDSECSLYTQSYINKNSKQSDGWGIACYKDIEPVVYKSTNPIYNEKDKLLNILNKISSRIILAHIRKASNPKRLPIEKLLTIENVQPFYYKNYVLIHNGTINIPDYVISELGNYKKMVKSLNDSETFFWYIIKKLEEEKLNLAEALIDFEDFLWNKWNSISIKEFKNPYSSLNSIFSDGKKVYAICKYNEINGTSLCFKDRPYFEMCYKVNKDFLIISSEKVDNSGEWKALKNNEFLIAQIIDKEIVFQVDKIF
- a CDS encoding DJ-1/PfpI family protein, with product MKKVFIIISLIVVVIILLSVLIMFYYKPIKKIEEGINLSGLKIVMIIAEKDFRDEELQKPKEILEKYGAKVVIASSTTNIATGMLGMKIKPDILLNEINIEEYNAIIFVGGSGASQYWNDPIAHSIAKEAIKKDKILCAICIAPVTLANAGILQGKKATVWPSEAEKIKNMGAIYTGASVEIDEKIITANGPAAAEEFGEAIAKALASKK